A genomic region of Eucalyptus grandis isolate ANBG69807.140 chromosome 5, ASM1654582v1, whole genome shotgun sequence contains the following coding sequences:
- the LOC104446732 gene encoding uncharacterized protein LOC104446732, producing MPRKTSGVSRRAWNLLRLALLWARKGGAFKLQLRLVPKFLKTIGQATPRSQIWYRERELSFDKTPVVHVKMHRPGSMRFPLPHIPCINPHVDFDPEFDEDDRLCYGYEAVRQSFLENGGEEGTHFDEEQAEDGRVEIEEDRGIDTRAEQFIAKFYEQTKLQRQISYLQYNEMLNQSAS from the coding sequence ATGCCGAGGAAGACGTCCGGGGTTTCTCGCCGCGCGTGGAACCTCCTGCGCCTGGCGCTGCTCTGGGCGAGGAAAGGCGGGGCGTTCAAGTTGCAGCTCCGCCTTGTGCCCAAGTTCCTCAAGACCATCGGCCAGGCGACGCCGCGCAGCCAGATCTGGTACAGGGAGCGCGAGCTCTCCTTTGATAAGACCCCGGTTGTCCACGTGAAGATGCATCGCCCGGGGTCGATGCGGTTTCCCTTGCCGCACATACCGTGCATAAATCCCCACGTCGATTTTGACCCAGAGTTTGACGAGGACGACCGACTGTGCTATGGGTATGAAGCCGTGAGGCAGAGCTTCCTTGAAAACGGAGGCGAAGAGGGAACTCATTTCGATGAGGAGCAGGCGGAGGATGGAAGAGTGGAAATTGAGGAAGATCGAGGGATCGACACAAGAGCAGAGCAGTTCATAGCTAAATTCTATGAACAAACGAAGTTGCAAAGGCAAATTTCATACCTTCAGTACAATGAGATGCTAAACCAAAGCGCGAGCTAA